A stretch of Chthoniobacterales bacterium DNA encodes these proteins:
- a CDS encoding DUF4112 domain-containing protein, translating to ALNVLVNALVGAIPGAGDVFSAFFKSNRRNYELLQRHSGKGVIAKSTAGDWLFVTALIGGVLAIAIAASIGVAFVAYHLFKLLLAA from the coding sequence GCGCTCAACGTTCTCGTCAACGCCCTCGTCGGCGCCATCCCCGGGGCCGGCGACGTCTTTTCGGCCTTCTTCAAGTCGAACCGCCGCAACTACGAACTGCTCCAACGCCACTCCGGCAAGGGCGTGATCGCGAAATCCACCGCCGGCGACTGGCTCTTCGTGACGGCGTTGATCGGTGGCGTCCTGGCCATCGCGATTGCCGCCTCGATCGGCGTGGCCTTCGTCGCCTACCACCTCTTCAAGCTCCTCCTCGCCGCCTGA